The Cucumis melo cultivar AY unplaced genomic scaffold, USDA_Cmelo_AY_1.0 utg001632l, whole genome shotgun sequence genome includes a region encoding these proteins:
- the LOC127147497 gene encoding ribosomal protein S7, mitochondrial: MGGLDGEQKELIKKLVNFRMKEGKRTRVRAIVYQTLNRPAQTEGDGIKLMVEAVENIKPICEVEKVGVAGTIYDVPGIVARDRQQTLAIRWILEAAFKRRISYRISLEKCSFAEILDAYRKRGIARKKRENLHRLASTNRSFAHFRWW; this comes from the coding sequence ATGGGGGGCTTGGATGGTGAGCAAAAAGAATTGATCAAGAAGTTGGTAAACTTTCGCATGAAAGAAGGTAAAAGAACGAGAGTTCGTGCTATTGTTTATCAAACTTTGAATCGCCCAGCTCAAACTGAAGGCGATGGAATCAAACTGATGGTTGAGGCCGTAGAGAATATAAAGCCCATATGCGAAGTCGAAAAAGTAGGAGTAGCAGGTACTATTTATGATGTCCCTGGGATTGTAGCCAGGGATCGTCAACAAACCTTAGCTATTCGTTGGATCCTTGAAGCAGCTTTCAAACGACGTATAAGCTACAGGATAAGCTTAGAGAAATGTTCATTTGCTGAGATACTGGATGCTTACCGAAAGAGGGGAATTGCACgtaagaaaagagagaatctTCATAGACTGGCTTCCACCAATCGAAGTTTCGCGCATTTCAGATGGTGGTAA